The proteins below are encoded in one region of Saccopteryx leptura isolate mSacLep1 chromosome 1, mSacLep1_pri_phased_curated, whole genome shotgun sequence:
- the CIMAP1D gene encoding protein CIMAP1D, translating into MGTLSCDPAPRLTTAPLGRRATECQIPETGLRKTCGMVTLENGSGPGLYALPSTVGYINHDCTRVASPAYSLLRRPSEASPQDTSPGPVYFLDPKVTRFGRSCTPAYSMQGRGKSRGLEVTPGPGAYSPEKVPPVRQRTPPAFTLGSRLRPQPLDTSAPAPNAYTLPSLWGTQIFIKPSSPSYTVVGRTPPPRPPQDPTEMPGPGQYDSPDPNAYRQRRPAFTMLGRPRAPRPPDETPGPGTHSPEQVTVTKIRAPAFTMGIRHSKRAATMAPDTTP; encoded by the exons ATGGGGACCCTCAGCTGTGACCCTGCTCCCCGGCTGACTACAGCACCCCTGGGCCGGCGGGCCACAGAGTGCCAGATTCCAGAGACGGGCCTGAGGAAGACCTGCGGGATGGTCACCTTGGAGAACG GCTCTGGGCCGGGCTTGTATGCCCTGCCATCCACTGTTGGCTACATCAACCACGACTGCACCCGGGTGGCCAGTCCTGCCTACTCACTCCTCCGGAGACCCAGCGAGG CCTCTCCACAGGACACCAGCCCTGGGCCGGTCTACTTCCTGGACCCAAAAGTCACCCGGTTTGGCCGGAGCTGCACCCCTGCCTACTCTATGCAGGGCCGGGGCAAGTCTCGGG GTCTGGAGGTGACGCCCGGCCCTGGGGCCTACAGCCCAGAGAAGGTGCCCCCTGTACGCCAGCGGACCCCCCCGGCTTTCACCCTGGGCTCCCGTCTGCGTCCACAGCCCTTGGACACCTCAGCCCCTGCTCCCAATGCCTATACCTTGCCCTCTCTCTGGGGCACCCAGATCTTCATCAAGCCCAGTAGCCCGAGCTACACAGTGGTGGGCCGCACACCACCCCCTCGTCCCCCCCAGGACCCCACTGAGATGCCAGGCCCAGGACAGTATGACAGCCCAGACCCCAATGCCTACCGTCAGCGTCGGCCCGCCTTCACTATGCTGGGGCGGCCTCGTGCCCCACGTCCCCCAGATGAGACGCCGGGCCCTGGCACCCACAGCCCCGAGCAGGTCACTGTGACCAAAATCAGGGCCCCTGCATTCACCATGGGCATCCGACACTCCAAACGGGCTGCCACCATGGCCCCAGACACAACACCCTGA
- the MADCAM1 gene encoding mucosal addressin cell adhesion molecule 1 isoform X2 → MEQGLAFLLSLFMGLFQQGLGGPLEVEPHEPVVAVAVGESRQLTCRLACAGHSASSVQWRGLDTTLGAVHSGAGSSVLSVRNASLSAAGTRICVGSCGNLTFQKSVELLVFAFPNQLTVSPMALEAKQDQELACTAHNVTPADPDALSLSLLLGDQELEGVQSLGRDEEEEPQEGEDLLFQVTKRWLLPTLGTPAPHTLHCQATMRLPGLVQSHRLPIPVRHSLTSQEPPITTSRDTTLEQDSTHSPGSPGPKPENSSTRPCHPEIHRLPAPGGLELLCEAACGPDITVHWTQAPSDLAAYERFPTNVGNSVGGHLGAGAAPPGVPHLSPVETLPGSPAPLKWPAFPSTQL, encoded by the exons ATGGAACAGGGCCTGGCCTTTCTGCTTTCCCTTTTCATGGGGCTCTTCCAGCAAGGCCTCG GTGGGCCCCTGGAGGTGGAGCCCCACGAGCCGGTGGTGGCGGTGGCCGTGGGCGAGTCGAGGCAGCTTACCTGCCGCCTGGCCTGCGCGGGCCACAGCGCCTCCTCGGTACAGTGGCGGGGCCTGGACACCACTCTGGGTGCAGTGCACTCCGGCGCCGGCAGCAGCGTCCTCTCCGTCCGCAACGCCTCGCTGTCGGCTGCGGGGACCCGCATATGTGTGGGCTCCTGCGGGAACCTCACCTTCCAAAAGAGCGTGGAACTCCTGGTGTTCG CCTTCCCGAACCAGCTGACTGTCTCCCCAATGGCCCTGGAGGCCAAGCAGGACCAGGAGTTGGCCTGCACGGCCCACAACGTTACACCTGCCGACCCTGATGCCCTCTCCTTGTCCCTGCTCCTGGGGGACCAGGAACTGGAGGGAGTGCAGAGCCTGGGccgagatgaggaggaggagcccCAGGAGGGCGAGGACCTGCTGTTCCAAGTGACAAAGCGCTGGCTGCTGCCCACCCTGGGGACACCTGCCCCACACACCCTCCACTGCCAGGCGACCATGAGGCTGCCTGGCTTGGTGCAGAGCCACCGCCTGCCCATTCCAG TTCGGCACAGCCTGACCTCCCAGGAGCCCCCCATCACAACCTCCCGGGATACCACCCTGGAGCAGGACTCCACCCACAGCCCTGGGAGTCCTGGCCCCAAGCCAGAAAACAGCTCCACCAGGCCCTGCCACCCTGAGATCCACAGGTTGCCAGCACCAGGGGGTCTGGAGCTGCTGTGTGAAGCAGCCTGTGGCCCTGACATAACTGTGCATTGGACCCAGGCACCCAGCGACCTGGCGGCTTACGAGAG gTTCCCCACCAATGTCGGAAACTCTGTGGGTGGGCACCTTGGTGCTGGGGCTGCTCCTCCTGGTGTTCCTCACCTATCGCCTGTGGAAACGCTGCCAGGCTCACCAGCACCCCTGAAATGGCCTGCCTTCCCTTCAACTCAGTTGTGA
- the MADCAM1 gene encoding mucosal addressin cell adhesion molecule 1 isoform X1 translates to MEQGLAFLLSLFMGLFQQGLGGPLEVEPHEPVVAVAVGESRQLTCRLACAGHSASSVQWRGLDTTLGAVHSGAGSSVLSVRNASLSAAGTRICVGSCGNLTFQKSVELLVFAFPNQLTVSPMALEAKQDQELACTAHNVTPADPDALSLSLLLGDQELEGVQSLGRDEEEEPQEGEDLLFQVTKRWLLPTLGTPAPHTLHCQATMRLPGLVQSHRLPIPVRHSLTSQEPPITTSRDTTLEQDSTHSPGSPGPKPENSSTRPCHPEIHRLPAPGGLELLCEAACGPDITVHWTQAPSDLAAYERWEAGAQASLTVLWAGCSPEGWFQCRLDPGGQTASLYLLPEFCSPPMSETLWVGTLVLGLLLLVFLTYRLWKRCQAHQHP, encoded by the exons ATGGAACAGGGCCTGGCCTTTCTGCTTTCCCTTTTCATGGGGCTCTTCCAGCAAGGCCTCG GTGGGCCCCTGGAGGTGGAGCCCCACGAGCCGGTGGTGGCGGTGGCCGTGGGCGAGTCGAGGCAGCTTACCTGCCGCCTGGCCTGCGCGGGCCACAGCGCCTCCTCGGTACAGTGGCGGGGCCTGGACACCACTCTGGGTGCAGTGCACTCCGGCGCCGGCAGCAGCGTCCTCTCCGTCCGCAACGCCTCGCTGTCGGCTGCGGGGACCCGCATATGTGTGGGCTCCTGCGGGAACCTCACCTTCCAAAAGAGCGTGGAACTCCTGGTGTTCG CCTTCCCGAACCAGCTGACTGTCTCCCCAATGGCCCTGGAGGCCAAGCAGGACCAGGAGTTGGCCTGCACGGCCCACAACGTTACACCTGCCGACCCTGATGCCCTCTCCTTGTCCCTGCTCCTGGGGGACCAGGAACTGGAGGGAGTGCAGAGCCTGGGccgagatgaggaggaggagcccCAGGAGGGCGAGGACCTGCTGTTCCAAGTGACAAAGCGCTGGCTGCTGCCCACCCTGGGGACACCTGCCCCACACACCCTCCACTGCCAGGCGACCATGAGGCTGCCTGGCTTGGTGCAGAGCCACCGCCTGCCCATTCCAG TTCGGCACAGCCTGACCTCCCAGGAGCCCCCCATCACAACCTCCCGGGATACCACCCTGGAGCAGGACTCCACCCACAGCCCTGGGAGTCCTGGCCCCAAGCCAGAAAACAGCTCCACCAGGCCCTGCCACCCTGAGATCCACAGGTTGCCAGCACCAGGGGGTCTGGAGCTGCTGTGTGAAGCAGCCTGTGGCCCTGACATAACTGTGCATTGGACCCAGGCACCCAGCGACCTGGCGGCTTACGAGAGGTGGGAGGCTGGGGCCCAGGCTTCCCTGACTGTGCTGTGGGCCGGATGCAGCCCCGAGGGCTGGTTCCAGTGTCGCCTAGATCCAGGGGGCCAGACAGCCAGTCTGTACCTACTCCCAGAATTCT gTTCCCCACCAATGTCGGAAACTCTGTGGGTGGGCACCTTGGTGCTGGGGCTGCTCCTCCTGGTGTTCCTCACCTATCGCCTGTGGAAACGCTGCCAGGCTCACCAGCACCCCTGA